A window from Flavobacterium gyeonganense encodes these proteins:
- a CDS encoding cytochrome-c peroxidase, whose product MKLKKLIIPVLLLLSLTAYKSIEQPDYIDITELRKLYSNGDASKWPAAELHESIDKSKFQDIGVLPAVPYPAYNPYSKEKESLGKILFFDPRLSNSGQIACASCHNPELGWTDNLTRSFGHDRQNGKRNSMTILNSAYATSLFWDGRAKSLEDQAQFPVGDPLEMNEKLTIAVSKIGKIKGYNPLFEAAFGDKKVTLERIQYAIATFERSINSPKSKFDHFVSGKSEAYTDQQVKGLHLFRTKAQCINCHNTPYFSDNQFHNDGQVLFGTKNEDFGRYNVTKDVKDIGKFRTPTLREVVNTRPWMHHGHFPTLLDVVELYNLGNPSPVQKKYLGTARDTLIPKVDPMLKKLNLSKEEISDLLAFIETLSTPTRRIMTPELPK is encoded by the coding sequence ATGAAATTAAAAAAATTAATAATACCCGTTTTACTGCTTTTGAGTTTAACAGCATACAAAAGCATCGAACAACCTGATTACATCGATATTACGGAATTACGAAAGCTATATTCCAACGGAGATGCATCAAAATGGCCTGCTGCAGAATTGCATGAAAGCATAGACAAATCTAAATTTCAGGATATCGGTGTGCTCCCTGCAGTTCCTTATCCGGCTTACAACCCCTATTCTAAAGAAAAAGAAAGTCTTGGTAAAATATTATTTTTTGATCCTAGATTATCCAATAGCGGACAAATTGCCTGTGCTTCCTGCCACAATCCTGAACTGGGATGGACAGACAATTTAACCCGTTCTTTTGGCCACGACCGCCAGAACGGAAAACGAAATTCGATGACCATTTTAAATTCAGCTTACGCTACTTCCCTATTTTGGGATGGCCGAGCGAAGAGTTTAGAAGATCAGGCGCAATTTCCTGTTGGCGATCCTCTAGAAATGAATGAAAAACTAACGATTGCAGTAAGCAAAATCGGAAAAATAAAAGGGTACAACCCTCTTTTTGAAGCTGCCTTTGGAGATAAAAAAGTGACCCTTGAACGAATTCAGTATGCCATAGCAACATTCGAAAGATCCATTAACAGCCCAAAAAGCAAATTTGACCATTTCGTTAGCGGAAAATCAGAAGCTTACACAGACCAACAGGTAAAAGGACTGCACTTGTTCAGAACGAAAGCACAATGTATCAATTGCCACAATACACCTTATTTCAGCGACAATCAATTCCATAATGACGGACAGGTTTTATTCGGAACCAAAAATGAAGATTTCGGTCGCTATAATGTGACGAAAGACGTAAAAGATATTGGCAAATTCAGAACACCTACGCTTCGTGAAGTAGTCAACACAAGACCATGGATGCACCACGGACATTTCCCTACTTTACTGGATGTTGTAGAATTGTATAATCTTGGAAACCCATCTCCTGTTCAGAAAAAATATTTAGGAACAGCACGTGATACCTTAATTCCGAAAGTAGATCCAATGCTTAAGAAATTAAATTTAAGTAAAGAAGAAATTAGCGATCTTCTGGCTTTTATTGAAACTTTAAGCACGCCAACAAGAAGAATTATGACTCCGGAACTTCCTAAATAA
- a CDS encoding rhamnogalacturonan lyase yields the protein MKNKILVTLFLLSGSILFAQRQMESLDRGVIAIKDKGQFFISWRVLGTDADDLAFNLYRKSGSKKAIKLNDKPITGATNFLDVKANEKEENTWFVKTVLKGKETDVKGSFTIPASSPDKNYLSIAIKPVEDYIPNDLSTGDLDGDGKYDLIVHMTGKGHDNSHTGITDPPIFQAYTLEGKFLWQISLGKNIREGAHYTQFMVYDLDGDGISELVCKTADGTTDSQGNVVGDASKDWVDRDPKSGTFGKILKGSEYLSVFDGRTGKLVTTTDYIPERGDLAGWGGHGGSGGNDTKGNRIDRFTACVAYLDGIHPSVVMCRGYYGRTVLAAFDFKNKKLTSRWVFDSKDAENPYSGMGNHGLTVADVDNDGKDEIVYGSMCVDDNGKGLYTTGFRHGDALHVSDLDPEIPGLEAFGIHEIENKTTGPGVAVFSAADGKVLFTDSLNEDVGRGVADNIDPTRKGAQCWWSGSPFLYDMKGNKIGDAPKSINFLIYWDGDTSRELLNSNYIDKYGKGRLFTATGAVSNNGTKSTPALSADILGDWREELILRSEDNKELRIYSTTIPTDVKQYTLMHDPQYRLSIAWQNVGYNQPPHTGFYFGSAMQPAPKPNIVLVAKK from the coding sequence ATGAAAAATAAAATTTTAGTAACGTTATTCCTTTTGTCGGGTTCAATTTTGTTTGCCCAAAGACAAATGGAAAGTTTAGACCGTGGCGTCATTGCCATAAAAGACAAAGGACAGTTTTTTATCAGCTGGCGTGTTTTAGGAACAGATGCTGATGATCTGGCTTTTAATTTATATCGAAAAAGCGGTTCTAAGAAAGCCATAAAATTAAACGACAAACCGATAACGGGAGCAACTAATTTTCTTGATGTCAAAGCCAATGAGAAAGAAGAAAATACCTGGTTTGTAAAAACGGTTTTAAAAGGAAAAGAAACAGATGTAAAAGGGAGTTTTACAATTCCGGCTTCAAGTCCTGATAAAAATTATTTATCTATAGCTATAAAACCAGTTGAAGATTATATTCCGAATGATCTTTCTACGGGTGATTTGGATGGAGACGGGAAGTATGATTTAATAGTTCACATGACCGGAAAAGGACATGATAATTCACATACCGGTATTACTGATCCTCCTATTTTTCAGGCGTATACTTTAGAAGGAAAATTTTTATGGCAGATTAGTTTAGGTAAAAATATTCGCGAAGGCGCGCATTATACACAGTTTATGGTCTATGATCTGGATGGTGACGGAATTTCAGAATTGGTTTGCAAAACTGCTGACGGAACTACAGATAGTCAGGGCAATGTGGTTGGAGATGCTTCAAAAGACTGGGTAGACAGAGACCCAAAATCGGGAACGTTTGGTAAGATTTTAAAAGGCTCTGAATATCTTTCTGTTTTTGATGGAAGAACCGGAAAACTGGTTACAACAACGGATTATATTCCGGAGCGTGGTGATTTGGCAGGCTGGGGCGGACATGGAGGAAGCGGAGGAAACGATACCAAAGGAAATAGGATTGACCGTTTTACAGCATGTGTTGCCTATTTAGACGGGATCCACCCAAGCGTTGTAATGTGCCGTGGATATTACGGCAGAACGGTTTTAGCAGCATTTGATTTTAAAAATAAAAAACTGACTTCAAGATGGGTTTTCGATAGTAAAGATGCTGAGAATCCGTATTCCGGAATGGGGAATCACGGATTAACTGTGGCTGATGTTGATAACGATGGAAAAGATGAAATCGTCTATGGATCAATGTGCGTAGATGATAACGGAAAAGGATTGTACACAACAGGTTTTAGGCATGGCGATGCTTTACATGTTTCGGATCTGGATCCAGAAATTCCAGGTTTAGAAGCTTTTGGAATCCATGAAATTGAAAATAAAACAACAGGTCCGGGTGTAGCTGTGTTTTCGGCCGCTGACGGAAAAGTTCTGTTTACCGATTCTTTGAATGAAGATGTTGGTCGCGGTGTAGCAGATAACATAGATCCAACCCGAAAAGGTGCACAATGCTGGTGGTCCGGTTCTCCGTTTTTATATGATATGAAAGGAAACAAAATTGGCGACGCCCCGAAATCTATTAATTTCCTTATTTATTGGGATGGCGATACTTCAAGGGAACTTTTAAACTCGAATTATATAGACAAATACGGCAAAGGCAGATTGTTTACGGCAACAGGAGCGGTTTCGAATAATGGCACCAAATCAACTCCGGCACTTTCTGCTGATATTTTGGGCGACTGGAGAGAAGAATTGATTTTAAGAAGCGAAGACAATAAAGAATTACGAATTTATTCGACTACCATTCCAACAGATGTAAAACAATATACTTTAATGCATGATCCGCAATATCGTTTGAGTATTGCCTGGCAAAACGTAGGGTATAATCAGCCGCCTCATACCGGTTTTTACTTTGGAAGCGCTATGCAGCCAGCTCCAAAACCTAATATTGTTCTGGTTGCTAAGAAATAA
- a CDS encoding SusC/RagA family TonB-linked outer membrane protein, with amino-acid sequence MTFTKKNSRKIIFFLALLLFCFKGFSQKKPITLHFNNEPINLIIKSIEDQTDFRIIYNAKKIDTDQKATINVNSASLETVLTKLFKGRNISFYIQKKQVLLTSSAPAPTDSSEEAERTIKGVVLNAKDKTPLPGATVMVKGTGRGAITDIDGRFFYQLKEKNIDNVVLQVVLLGMVTQEQEVGSKNNFTFYMEEAVDELNPVIITSSYGTKKLKEEIVGSISTITAKDIPVHQASESIDKMLEGQMAGVLVENTSGVGGPVKINIRGQGTLKPLNGNLISTSSQPLIIIDGIIMTEETGIDNGFFTGVGADGETLSNPLARISPDNIESFTVLKDAAAVGLYGADGANGVILITTKKGKKGKTKFSFSNQLGTSTAINQIKYLNGAQYAELRNDYLKNTTANHVMVPYNGINTNWFDLLNNSGIYNKYNFSVSGSTSKFSYNTNLTYLNIDEPQLGNTTKQLNGGINLGFRASKWDINLSLNPSYIKKDAPNIYYDFAYLPNLSPYNEDGTYSKVGLNGITGGNPLAAIEQNKNVTDSYGILGSLSLGYELNKNIKFSTLFGIDYKDKTQDRYFSAENESGQANGSFTYEGNIYPAWGRRVINERNSSKWNWQGQALFNKQINQNNAIDGVIGSELSEERTNFNYSSARGFTNPNVINDIGDAIQDDDLLTPLVDESKARQAFESDINYNSRVSFFTQINYNYKKKYYFLGNIRRDESSVFGNDTNVALNSGAGLAWIASNEDFLKSSSWIDFLKLKVSYGSTGNSRIGSYRSKGLYNILENGYNGGEYAIPTDAPNGNLKWEKNKKFNAGVDFNVFNTIELTLEYYYDDLSDLITGRDIPIEAGYGSVQLNAASMYNKGFELSTRIKWLRKGKFKWTTAFNVSTVDSKVTDLVGLGSDYSISSIALAQKIGYSTTTIWGAKWAGVDPATGRDLINKGGQIYDAAAYNRTFTAADWEPIGDSQPKAFGGFNNSFSLNNSITLGITGAFQWGGDKLVSDQIISKYQTTSNRNMSVNAFDYWRKQGDVVSQPAPGNTALLPNLDRNIYDATYIKISNINLSYNVPVKNTFLDNLTVFANVSNALYWYKEKSPSGMNGIREFSYTYPQARTISCGINTKF; translated from the coding sequence ATGACATTTACGAAAAAAAATTCAAGAAAAATTATATTTTTCTTAGCTCTTCTCTTATTCTGTTTTAAAGGTTTTTCGCAAAAAAAGCCGATTACGTTACATTTCAACAACGAACCTATAAACCTAATTATCAAGTCTATTGAAGACCAAACAGACTTCAGGATTATTTACAATGCAAAAAAAATTGATACAGATCAAAAAGCCACTATCAATGTGAATAGTGCTTCCTTAGAAACTGTTTTAACAAAATTATTCAAAGGCAGAAATATTTCTTTTTACATTCAGAAAAAACAGGTTTTATTAACGAGTTCTGCTCCTGCTCCAACAGATAGTTCCGAGGAAGCAGAAAGAACAATCAAGGGAGTTGTACTGAATGCTAAAGATAAAACGCCTCTTCCCGGAGCAACAGTAATGGTCAAAGGAACCGGAAGAGGTGCTATAACGGATATTGACGGACGATTCTTTTACCAGCTAAAAGAAAAAAACATTGATAATGTGGTGCTTCAGGTTGTACTTCTCGGAATGGTAACTCAGGAGCAGGAAGTTGGAAGTAAAAACAATTTTACATTTTATATGGAAGAAGCTGTAGATGAACTGAATCCGGTTATTATTACATCATCTTACGGAACAAAAAAATTAAAAGAAGAAATTGTAGGAAGTATTTCAACTATTACGGCAAAAGATATCCCTGTCCATCAAGCCTCAGAAAGTATTGATAAAATGCTGGAAGGGCAAATGGCTGGTGTTTTAGTTGAAAATACTTCTGGCGTTGGCGGACCTGTAAAAATTAATATTCGCGGACAAGGAACTTTAAAACCTTTAAATGGAAATCTTATAAGTACATCATCACAGCCTCTGATTATTATTGATGGTATAATTATGACTGAAGAAACTGGTATTGATAATGGTTTCTTTACTGGAGTTGGAGCTGACGGTGAAACGTTATCAAACCCTCTGGCAAGAATCTCTCCGGATAATATTGAAAGTTTTACCGTATTGAAAGACGCTGCCGCAGTGGGTTTATATGGTGCAGATGGGGCAAATGGAGTAATCTTAATTACAACTAAAAAGGGAAAAAAAGGAAAAACTAAATTTAGTTTTTCTAATCAACTTGGAACGTCTACTGCTATTAATCAAATAAAATATTTAAACGGTGCTCAATATGCTGAACTTAGAAATGATTATTTAAAAAACACAACTGCAAATCATGTCATGGTCCCTTATAACGGTATTAATACAAATTGGTTTGATTTATTAAATAATTCCGGAATTTACAACAAATATAATTTTAGCGTTTCAGGATCTACTTCAAAATTTTCTTATAATACAAATTTAACGTACTTAAATATAGATGAACCTCAATTGGGCAATACAACAAAACAATTGAATGGTGGAATAAATTTAGGATTCAGAGCTTCAAAATGGGATATAAATCTATCCCTTAATCCTAGTTACATCAAAAAAGATGCTCCAAACATTTATTATGATTTTGCTTATTTACCCAATCTTTCACCATATAATGAAGACGGTACTTACTCTAAAGTGGGATTAAATGGTATAACTGGCGGAAATCCTCTGGCTGCAATTGAACAAAATAAAAATGTAACCGATTCATATGGGATATTAGGAAGTTTGAGTTTGGGATATGAACTAAATAAAAACATCAAATTTTCAACTTTATTTGGTATTGATTATAAAGATAAAACTCAGGATCGTTATTTTTCTGCTGAAAATGAAAGTGGTCAGGCCAATGGCTCTTTTACTTACGAAGGAAATATTTATCCGGCTTGGGGAAGACGTGTGATCAATGAACGAAATTCAAGCAAATGGAACTGGCAGGGACAAGCATTATTTAATAAACAAATCAATCAAAACAATGCTATAGATGGTGTCATTGGATCTGAACTTTCTGAAGAAAGAACCAATTTTAACTATTCATCAGCCAGAGGTTTTACGAATCCAAATGTAATTAACGATATCGGGGATGCGATTCAGGATGACGACCTTTTAACTCCTTTAGTGGATGAATCCAAAGCAAGACAAGCTTTTGAAAGTGATATTAATTATAATTCGAGAGTTTCCTTCTTTACTCAAATCAATTATAATTATAAGAAAAAGTATTATTTCTTAGGAAATATTAGACGTGATGAGAGTTCCGTTTTTGGAAACGATACAAATGTTGCCTTAAACAGTGGTGCAGGTCTGGCATGGATTGCTAGTAATGAAGACTTTTTAAAATCAAGTTCCTGGATTGATTTTCTAAAACTAAAAGTAAGTTATGGTTCTACCGGTAATTCAAGAATTGGATCATATAGGTCTAAGGGACTTTATAATATTTTGGAAAACGGTTACAATGGTGGTGAATATGCAATTCCGACCGATGCTCCTAATGGTAATTTAAAATGGGAAAAAAATAAAAAATTTAATGCTGGTGTAGATTTTAATGTTTTCAATACTATAGAATTAACATTAGAATATTATTATGATGATCTAAGTGATTTAATTACGGGAAGAGATATTCCAATAGAAGCCGGTTATGGATCTGTACAGCTAAATGCAGCAAGCATGTATAATAAAGGTTTTGAATTGAGTACTCGAATCAAATGGCTTCGAAAAGGTAAATTTAAATGGACAACTGCATTTAACGTATCAACTGTAGACAGTAAAGTAACTGATTTGGTAGGATTAGGAAGCGATTATTCTATATCGTCAATTGCGCTCGCTCAAAAAATTGGTTACAGCACCACAACAATATGGGGCGCTAAGTGGGCTGGAGTTGATCCTGCAACTGGAAGGGATTTGATAAATAAAGGAGGTCAAATTTATGATGCGGCAGCCTACAACAGGACTTTTACGGCGGCAGATTGGGAACCTATTGGCGACTCACAGCCTAAAGCTTTTGGGGGTTTTAATAATAGTTTTTCTTTAAACAACAGTATTACATTAGGTATAACAGGAGCATTTCAATGGGGTGGAGATAAATTAGTTTCTGACCAGATTATTTCGAAATATCAAACTACTTCTAACCGAAATATGTCTGTAAATGCTTTTGACTATTGGAGAAAACAGGGGGATGTTGTTTCTCAGCCAGCACCCGGCAATACCGCATTACTACCTAATTTGGATAGGAATATTTATGATGCCACCTATATTAAAATCAGTAACATTAACTTAAGTTATAATGTTCCTGTAAAAAATACTTTTCTGGATAACTTAACTGTTTTTGCAAATGTTTCAAACGCACTGTATTGGTATAAAGAAAAGAGTCCGTCAGGAATGAACGGTATTAGGGAATTCAGTTACACTTATCCGCAAGCCAGAACTATTTCGTGTGGTATTAATACTAAATTTTAA
- a CDS encoding RagB/SusD family nutrient uptake outer membrane protein has product MKYLKTSIRLKFIMLFAISFLLQNCSDFLEQEPGDKTSITEQLKDKKGVLMALNGLYLTLKNNVSGEIFSVYPDLQGGNIKFSPSLGSSTKGEITIPENIKEIYSFEDESADSNFKLFYTSGYSIINQANLILEYTDAINDATDAEKSQIKAQALTIRAYMHFLLSEVYSQNYGYTQDASHMGIVYSTHSISNGITYPARETAANTYSLIINDLKTSLDLYSNTVLFDGPAYSYFNSNSTKALLARVYLSKKDWKNAYDTANDVIENSGVSLISSADYISQWEKIDLPTSETLLEFSVTKNTDGSFTGSLSSYFGYTFDTNYERYTASQDLIDLYETNDIRKQLFLVKPLSTLVNLQPVMLNYYFTKKFQGNPGYVAFRLSEQYLIRAEASIGLNNPEQAKKDINIIRERANAALLTTTDNIAEALFLERRKELCFEGHLFFDIARNKKDISRTDGCISLNCGLTYPSPKYVLPIPLNTLYVNSNLEQNESY; this is encoded by the coding sequence ATGAAATATTTAAAAACTTCCATAAGATTAAAATTTATAATGCTCTTTGCAATAAGTTTTTTGCTGCAAAACTGTAGCGATTTTTTAGAACAAGAACCTGGAGACAAAACTTCTATTACAGAACAGCTAAAAGATAAAAAAGGGGTATTAATGGCATTAAACGGCCTATACCTGACTCTTAAAAATAATGTGAGTGGTGAAATATTTTCTGTTTATCCAGATTTGCAAGGAGGCAATATAAAATTTAGCCCTTCTCTGGGATCAAGTACTAAAGGAGAAATTACTATTCCTGAAAACATTAAAGAAATATATTCTTTTGAAGATGAATCTGCTGACTCTAATTTTAAATTATTCTATACAAGTGGCTACAGCATTATCAATCAAGCAAATCTTATTTTAGAATATACAGATGCAATAAATGATGCTACTGACGCAGAAAAGAGCCAAATAAAAGCTCAGGCTTTGACTATTAGGGCTTACATGCATTTTTTGCTAAGCGAAGTCTATAGTCAAAATTACGGATATACTCAGGATGCTTCTCATATGGGAATTGTTTACAGTACCCACTCGATTAGTAACGGTATTACTTATCCTGCAAGGGAAACTGCTGCCAATACTTATTCTTTGATTATAAATGATCTTAAAACATCTCTGGATTTATATAGTAATACGGTTCTTTTCGATGGCCCTGCCTATTCTTATTTTAATAGTAACAGTACAAAAGCTTTGTTGGCCAGAGTTTATCTCTCTAAAAAGGATTGGAAAAATGCTTATGATACGGCAAATGATGTAATCGAAAATTCTGGTGTAAGCCTGATAAGTTCTGCTGATTATATTTCACAATGGGAAAAGATAGACCTACCTACATCAGAAACCTTATTAGAATTTTCTGTAACTAAAAATACCGATGGATCTTTTACCGGATCATTATCATCCTATTTTGGATATACTTTTGATACTAATTATGAAAGGTATACAGCATCGCAGGATTTGATTGATCTGTATGAAACCAATGATATTAGAAAACAGTTGTTTTTAGTAAAACCACTTTCTACATTGGTGAATTTACAACCGGTAATGCTTAACTATTATTTTACTAAAAAGTTCCAGGGAAATCCCGGATATGTGGCATTTAGGTTAAGTGAACAATATTTAATAAGGGCCGAAGCATCAATAGGACTTAATAACCCGGAACAGGCAAAGAAAGATATTAATATTATAAGAGAAAGAGCAAACGCTGCTTTATTAACTACTACAGATAATATTGCCGAAGCTTTGTTTCTGGAAAGAAGAAAAGAGCTTTGTTTTGAAGGGCACCTGTTTTTTGATATAGCAAGGAACAAAAAGGATATTTCTCGTACTGATGGCTGCATATCGTTAAACTGCGGACTCACCTACCCATCACCTAAGTATGTATTACCAATACCACTAAATACTCTTTACGTTAACTCAAACTTAGAACAAAATGAATCATATTAA